Proteins encoded by one window of Vampirovibrionales bacterium:
- a CDS encoding P-loop NTPase, with amino-acid sequence MSTLRVVAAVSSEETRSALYAQLRALGFVDFNGVLLELSDAVSICRNDAPDVLIVDMTGRELDAELFMQTISMDPDTPTTIFALHKSLDHDIIVQAVKHGAREFIQYPEEADKLDMALKKYLAVISRKSMMPEPKVREQGRLISVFSAKGGVGASTVAVNLAAELRSVSDKPVALLDLDQVFSNMAVMLNLTPSHSLGDLADSDPADLDDSVFARVAVSHESGIDIAVGSKSVLDDHNLISPELLTRTIDYFLSHYAFLVIDLPSHTLDPYHQYVVERSDLLLLVSALDVPGLARTRQYLELARQYLELSKVKLTLNRWNQKAAYGMSNESVEEKFGYPVYARLPNDWELNVEATSLGCVYSKIKPQAELTKAYRHLAMLVSGLQAEPSGEASARSGFLSKLFIAKKK; translated from the coding sequence ATGTCAACCCTCCGGGTGGTCGCCGCCGTTAGTTCAGAAGAAACCCGCAGCGCTTTATACGCGCAGTTGCGGGCGCTGGGCTTTGTGGACTTTAATGGCGTTTTATTAGAACTGTCAGACGCGGTTTCTATTTGTCGAAACGACGCTCCCGACGTCCTGATTGTCGATATGACCGGACGCGAGCTCGACGCTGAACTGTTTATGCAGACCATCAGCATGGATCCGGACACGCCGACCACGATTTTTGCGCTCCATAAGTCGCTGGATCACGACATCATTGTTCAGGCTGTCAAACATGGGGCGCGCGAATTCATCCAGTATCCAGAAGAGGCGGATAAGCTGGATATGGCCCTAAAGAAATATCTGGCCGTCATCAGCCGAAAATCCATGATGCCAGAACCCAAAGTCCGCGAGCAGGGAAGGCTTATCTCGGTTTTTTCCGCCAAAGGCGGCGTGGGGGCGTCAACAGTCGCGGTCAATCTGGCGGCGGAGTTGCGCAGCGTGAGCGATAAGCCGGTGGCCTTACTGGACCTGGATCAGGTGTTCAGTAATATGGCCGTGATGTTGAATCTTACGCCAAGCCATTCGTTAGGCGATTTGGCTGACAGCGATCCGGCCGACCTCGACGACTCGGTGTTTGCCCGCGTAGCGGTTTCGCATGAATCTGGAATTGATATCGCCGTCGGAAGCAAAAGCGTCCTGGATGATCATAATCTCATCTCGCCCGAGCTGCTGACGCGTACGATCGATTATTTTCTATCTCACTACGCCTTTCTGGTCATCGATTTACCGTCGCACACGCTGGATCCCTACCATCAATACGTCGTGGAACGCTCGGATCTTCTGCTGCTGGTTTCGGCGCTAGATGTTCCGGGACTGGCGCGCACCCGACAATATCTGGAACTGGCGCGGCAATATCTCGAGCTGAGCAAGGTCAAATTGACCTTGAATCGATGGAATCAAAAAGCCGCCTATGGCATGAGCAATGAAAGCGTCGAAGAGAAATTCGGTTACCCCGTCTATGCGCGGCTGCCTAACGATTGGGAGCTTAACGTAGAGGCCACGAGCCTGGGATGCGTTTATTCCAAAATCAAGCCACAGGCCGAACTCACCAAGGCTTATCGGCATCTGGCGATGCTGGTGAGCGGCCTGCAAGCGGAACCTTCAGGAGAAGCGTCGGCACGGAGCGGATTCTTGTCCAAGTTATTCATCGCCAAGAAAAAATAA